In Leuconostocaceae bacterium ESL0723, the following proteins share a genomic window:
- a CDS encoding UDP-N-acetylglucosamine 1-carboxyvinyltransferase, producing MAKLVIRGANKVHGEVTIGGAKNSTVALIPAAILADSPVKFDTVPQILDVKNLQLILQAMNVSSVFEDGELSIDPTTIRESDLPSGAIKSLRASYYFMGALLGRFGRATVTFPGGDNLGRRPIDQHIKGFEALGAKVTETNDIIHIDATDHGLVGARVALDTVSVGATINIILAAVKAKGQTIIENAAREPEIIDIATFLNNMGANIRGAGTDTIRIAGVPKLVARNTHTVIPDRIEAGTYMSMAAAYGDGVTIKNVIPEHLESYTSKLIEMGVNLDIGEDEIHVYPSEDLQPVSIKTMPYPGFATDLQQPITPLLLRAQGESTIMDTIYPKRVRHIAELRRMGADISSPEPGIIKVNHSDRLLGTEVEAAEIRAGAALIIAAIMAEGETVINEADHILRGYDRIQEKLTQLGVDVDISGIDLINLMP from the coding sequence ATGGCAAAGTTAGTGATACGCGGTGCGAATAAAGTCCACGGAGAGGTGACCATCGGTGGAGCTAAAAACTCGACCGTGGCACTGATTCCAGCCGCGATTTTGGCCGATTCGCCGGTAAAATTTGATACGGTCCCTCAAATCTTGGACGTTAAGAACTTGCAATTGATTTTGCAGGCGATGAACGTTTCCTCGGTTTTTGAGGATGGCGAATTAAGCATTGACCCAACTACCATCCGGGAAAGTGACCTACCCAGTGGGGCCATCAAGTCCTTACGCGCTTCTTACTACTTTATGGGCGCCTTGCTAGGCCGCTTTGGCCGGGCCACAGTAACCTTCCCAGGTGGTGATAACCTGGGCCGGCGGCCAATCGACCAGCACATCAAGGGGTTTGAAGCCCTGGGTGCTAAGGTCACTGAAACTAACGACATTATTCACATTGATGCCACTGACCATGGTCTAGTCGGGGCCCGGGTGGCCCTGGATACGGTTTCCGTCGGGGCAACGATTAACATTATTTTGGCGGCCGTCAAGGCCAAGGGCCAGACCATCATTGAAAACGCCGCCCGTGAACCGGAAATCATTGATATCGCTACCTTCTTGAACAACATGGGCGCCAATATCCGTGGGGCCGGAACCGACACAATTCGGATTGCCGGGGTGCCTAAGCTGGTGGCCCGTAATACCCACACCGTTATTCCCGACCGGATTGAGGCTGGGACTTACATGAGTATGGCGGCGGCCTACGGGGATGGCGTAACGATTAAAAACGTCATTCCAGAGCACTTGGAGTCTTACACCTCTAAGTTGATTGAAATGGGCGTTAACCTCGATATTGGCGAAGATGAGATTCACGTTTATCCATCCGAAGATTTGCAGCCGGTTTCGATTAAGACCATGCCTTATCCAGGCTTTGCGACCGACTTACAGCAGCCAATCACACCGCTCTTGTTGCGGGCTCAAGGTGAAAGCACGATTATGGATACCATCTATCCTAAGCGGGTTCGCCACATTGCCGAGCTACGGCGGATGGGGGCGGACATCAGCTCGCCTGAACCAGGGATTATCAAGGTTAACCATTCCGATCGCCTGCTGGGTACAGAGGTCGAAGCAGCCGAGATTCGTGCCGGTGCAGCCTTGATCATCGCTGCCATTATGGCGG